A part of Phytoactinopolyspora mesophila genomic DNA contains:
- a CDS encoding VOC family protein has translation MPVHWLVAFIDRPEASFAAATDFWLEVTGSTLSSFRGEHKEFATILPPEGDAYLRVQRVTDGPGGSHLDLLVDDMTAMAAHAQRLGARPVRELADVIVMHSPAGFAFCLASHNAESSRPGPVSLGAGPHTIVDQLCIDVPRTRFESECAFWTELTGWPLRPGSRPEFSYLERPPAMPLRLLLQRTDIAAPGARALAHLDLACDDATAAAAVHEELGAEVLARHEHWITMKDPAGVAYCLTRRNPDTGRLTSP, from the coding sequence ATGCCTGTCCACTGGCTGGTCGCCTTCATCGACCGACCGGAAGCATCGTTCGCCGCGGCCACTGATTTCTGGCTCGAGGTCACTGGCTCCACCCTGTCCAGCTTCCGTGGCGAACACAAGGAGTTCGCGACCATCCTGCCGCCAGAAGGAGATGCCTACCTGCGAGTGCAACGTGTCACCGACGGGCCGGGCGGCAGCCATCTCGACCTGCTGGTCGATGACATGACCGCGATGGCTGCGCACGCTCAGCGCCTCGGAGCACGGCCGGTCCGGGAACTGGCCGACGTGATCGTGATGCACTCACCCGCGGGTTTCGCATTCTGCCTGGCGAGCCACAACGCAGAATCGTCCCGCCCGGGCCCCGTGTCATTAGGCGCAGGTCCGCACACCATCGTCGACCAACTGTGTATTGATGTGCCGCGCACCCGCTTCGAGAGCGAGTGCGCCTTCTGGACCGAGCTCACCGGCTGGCCGCTTCGCCCCGGCAGCCGTCCGGAGTTCTCCTACCTTGAGCGGCCACCGGCGATGCCCCTCCGACTACTACTCCAACGCACCGACATCGCCGCGCCGGGCGCCCGGGCACTCGCGCACCTCGATCTCGCGTGCGACGACGCCACGGCGGCAGCAGCCGTCCACGAGGAACTCGGTGCCGAGGTACTCGCTCGGCACGAGCATTGGATCACGATGAAAGATCCCGCTGGTGTCGCCTACTGCCTCACCCGGCGCAATCCGGACACCGGACGACTCACCAGTCCCTGA
- a CDS encoding ABC transporter ATP-binding protein produces MRYGTKDVLSGVEFSVSRGEVVALLGPNGAGKTTTIEILEGFRARSGGHVSVLGTDPAHGSEHWRARLGIVLQSWRDHGRWKVKDLLHHLGRYYGPYSTSGRQRPIPTEQLIDMVGLGEQQEQKISKLSGGQRRRLDVAIGIVGRPELLFLDEPTAGLDPHARREFHDLVHQLSDMEETTILLTTHDLSEAEKLADRILILAGHRIIADGSAEQLARQVSNQAEVRWSQAGQFYVHSTDDATTFVRQLFHQHGDQIGDLEVRRASLEDTYLSMVHRIETGHDDAAVTTLEGAPR; encoded by the coding sequence ATGCGCTACGGCACAAAGGACGTGCTCAGCGGCGTCGAATTCAGCGTGTCTCGCGGCGAGGTCGTGGCCCTACTCGGACCCAACGGGGCCGGCAAAACCACGACCATCGAAATCCTCGAAGGTTTCCGGGCCAGATCCGGGGGCCACGTCAGCGTGCTGGGCACCGACCCGGCGCATGGCAGCGAACATTGGCGAGCGCGCTTGGGTATCGTGCTGCAGTCCTGGCGTGACCACGGCCGGTGGAAGGTCAAGGATCTGCTCCACCACCTGGGTCGCTACTACGGTCCATACTCGACGTCCGGCCGGCAGCGTCCCATCCCCACCGAGCAGTTGATCGACATGGTGGGCCTTGGTGAGCAACAAGAGCAGAAGATCAGCAAACTGTCCGGAGGCCAACGGCGCCGCCTCGACGTCGCGATCGGCATCGTCGGCCGGCCCGAGTTGCTGTTCCTGGACGAGCCGACCGCCGGGCTGGACCCGCATGCCCGCCGTGAGTTCCACGACCTGGTGCATCAGCTGTCCGACATGGAGGAGACCACCATCTTGCTCACGACTCATGACCTCAGCGAAGCCGAGAAGCTGGCCGACCGGATCCTCATCCTCGCCGGACACCGGATCATCGCTGACGGCAGCGCAGAGCAGCTTGCCCGGCAGGTCTCTAACCAGGCCGAGGTGCGCTGGAGCCAGGCCGGACAGTTCTATGTTCACTCGACCGACGACGCCACGACGTTCGTCCGCCAACTGTTCCACCAGCACGGCGATCAGATTGGCGACCTCGAGGTCCGGCGAGCCAGCCTGGAGGACACCTATTTGAGCATGGTGCACCGGATCGAGACCGGTCACGACGACGCCGCAGTCACCACGCTGGAGGGGGCGCCGCGATGA
- a CDS encoding ABC transporter permease produces MNSTAYAARLGLSRGWMEFRISLRSMDEVGFKLTFAASFALVLYFQRDSTVAGTTQSLASVVLPSIIGMMVMAGSMLGAAAVLSVEREDGTLLRAKAIPNGMVGYFAAKTTATSLDTVISVVVILGAGLIFVPELLSTRLTGWLALLGIVVLGLLATLPWGAMVGASVKNPQSAFGLVMLPVGGLAAISGIFYPITALAGWVQSVAQVFPVYWLGHGMRWALLPDSAAAAEIGGSWRPLEAMAVLLAWAVVGLLVVPPVLRRMARRESGSAVAERRHQAMQRYG; encoded by the coding sequence ATGAACTCCACCGCATACGCAGCCCGGCTCGGGCTCAGCCGGGGTTGGATGGAATTCAGGATCAGCCTGCGAAGCATGGACGAGGTCGGCTTCAAACTGACGTTCGCGGCCTCGTTCGCGCTGGTCCTGTACTTCCAGCGGGACTCGACTGTCGCTGGCACGACGCAGTCCCTGGCCAGCGTGGTGTTGCCGAGCATAATCGGCATGATGGTCATGGCTGGAAGCATGCTCGGCGCCGCAGCGGTTCTCTCGGTCGAACGCGAGGACGGCACTCTTCTGCGGGCCAAGGCCATCCCCAACGGCATGGTCGGGTACTTCGCCGCGAAGACTACCGCTACCAGCCTGGACACGGTCATCAGTGTCGTGGTGATCCTGGGCGCGGGCCTGATCTTCGTGCCGGAGTTGCTCTCCACACGTCTCACCGGGTGGCTGGCGCTGCTCGGCATTGTGGTCCTGGGCCTGCTCGCCACCCTGCCATGGGGAGCGATGGTCGGTGCGTCGGTCAAGAATCCGCAAAGCGCCTTTGGGCTGGTCATGCTCCCCGTCGGGGGTCTCGCCGCGATCTCCGGCATCTTCTATCCGATTACGGCGCTGGCCGGCTGGGTGCAGAGCGTCGCGCAGGTCTTCCCCGTCTACTGGCTCGGGCACGGCATGCGATGGGCGCTCCTGCCGGATTCAGCGGCCGCGGCTGAGATCGGCGGCTCGTGGCGGCCGCTGGAAGCCATGGCCGTGCTGCTGGCGTGGGCCGTCGTCGGGTTGCTCGTCGTTCCCCCTGTCCTTCGCCGTATGGCGCGCAGGGAGTCCGGTTCAGCGGTTGCCGAGCGCCGCCACCAAGCGATGCAGCGCTACGGCTGA
- a CDS encoding helix-turn-helix transcriptional regulator encodes MSETVYNRIAMLRAERRISRRELADALGVHYQTVGYLERGEYSPSLYLALKIAEYFEVPVEVIFSTTEFPRLGTTEHAAAAGPSSPAEPLNSTERSA; translated from the coding sequence ATGAGTGAGACCGTCTACAACAGGATCGCGATGCTCCGCGCTGAGCGGCGTATCTCGCGCCGTGAGCTGGCTGATGCGCTCGGGGTTCATTATCAGACCGTGGGTTACCTCGAGCGGGGCGAGTACAGCCCGAGCCTGTATCTCGCCCTGAAAATCGCCGAGTACTTCGAGGTCCCGGTCGAGGTGATCTTCTCCACCACCGAGTTCCCCCGGCTCGGGACCACCGAACACGCAGCCGCGGCCGGACCCTCAAGCCCCGCTGAACCCCTGAACTCCACCGAACGCTCCGCCTAG
- a CDS encoding glycoside hydrolase: protein MALCAGLVVGPVGSGIVPAGADEPGSAVTVQIDPSYQQQEFEGWGASLVWSANITGGYPDEIRDKLVDMVFGDDGLRLNIARYNIGGGNAPDVRDDYMKLGATMEGFWNAPEGITQEDMDWWDPDNPDHWNWDADANQRWWIDAIKDRVDHWEAFSNSPPWFQTNNGYVSGPFVARTDSIREDTLDDFATYMVRVMEHIEDVHGIEFDTIDPLNEPNTPYWTTTLGPDGQPVGGRQEGVHAGPALQEKVILALREELDGAATDAVISAMDETNPGIFIENWNGYSAAGRAAVDQLNVHTYGTGQRTAVRDIAKGEDKVLWQSEVEGSFHSPTDYTTMETGLGIASRIVNDLRELEPSAWVLWQPIEDTGPQVAGNGNWGSIHIPFTCTAEDTLETCPIQTNTKYDTIRNFTHHIRPGDRMVKVNDTSSVAAIRQSGDAASVVHVNNDTSSRAVTLDLSLFGSVSDQATVTPIVSSADGGLVEAEPVAVSDNSATLVVPAKSVTTFVVDGVSGVADDAALIQPEHVYRLQGVQSGRSLAPDASGTGVVIRTDDAGSAEQLWSVEKVTDGFSNRERYAVSNVETGQRLALRDGSLVLENDDDAPDAGAQWQMSTTGDGTYTFVNVATGRVIDVSGNATADGSPVTTWTPTSGANQRWAVMDETLLGTETVESFTVPGVAPDLPETVAGVYRDGVRGDLPVTWDDVRPNRWNRPGTVQVSGEATDALGQAYAAEAVVTVDVISSTAPGRAKTYTGAAPDQLPDTVVGVGDNGAEIDLPVTWSSAPEGAFDDVGVVILDGTAEVVDGSIVDATVRVQVTEPVQANAALDDGVVASATFTESGYSADRLRSGNTTEKAWSNWKSGDTKNPTDTITFELPTTRDVTRVVTHFYRDGNNPSVAESLRVEVRDDSGEWADASGEVEIDWDPSADAPVVDVDVDASTDAVRVVMTARPSGYMTLSEIEVFAAAPGVSADAAAGSIEVDGAVIDGFDPETTDYRVVARPPHRSTVSATTRDPYATVNVEEVDADERGARDFEITVESEDGSEVREYTLRLARR, encoded by the coding sequence ATGGCGCTGTGCGCCGGGCTCGTCGTCGGTCCCGTCGGATCGGGGATCGTCCCGGCCGGCGCCGACGAGCCTGGCAGCGCGGTCACCGTCCAGATCGACCCGTCGTACCAGCAGCAAGAATTCGAAGGATGGGGTGCCAGCCTGGTCTGGTCGGCCAACATCACCGGCGGCTATCCGGACGAGATCCGCGACAAGCTCGTCGACATGGTGTTCGGCGACGACGGTCTGCGCCTCAACATCGCCCGCTACAACATCGGCGGCGGCAACGCCCCGGACGTACGTGATGACTACATGAAGCTCGGCGCCACCATGGAAGGCTTCTGGAACGCCCCCGAGGGCATCACGCAGGAGGACATGGACTGGTGGGACCCGGACAACCCGGACCACTGGAACTGGGACGCTGATGCGAACCAGCGCTGGTGGATCGACGCCATCAAGGACCGGGTGGACCACTGGGAGGCGTTCAGCAACTCCCCGCCGTGGTTCCAGACGAACAACGGATACGTCTCCGGGCCGTTCGTCGCCCGCACCGACTCGATCCGTGAGGACACTCTGGACGATTTCGCCACGTACATGGTGCGTGTCATGGAGCACATCGAGGACGTCCACGGCATCGAGTTCGACACCATCGACCCGCTCAACGAGCCGAACACGCCGTATTGGACCACCACCCTCGGACCGGACGGGCAGCCCGTCGGCGGACGTCAGGAAGGCGTGCATGCCGGGCCGGCATTGCAGGAGAAGGTGATCCTGGCACTGCGGGAAGAATTGGACGGCGCGGCCACCGACGCGGTGATCTCCGCGATGGACGAGACCAACCCCGGCATCTTCATCGAGAACTGGAACGGCTACTCCGCTGCCGGGCGAGCCGCCGTCGACCAGCTCAACGTCCACACCTACGGCACCGGGCAGCGCACCGCGGTGCGCGACATCGCCAAGGGCGAAGACAAGGTGCTCTGGCAGAGCGAGGTCGAGGGTTCGTTCCATTCACCGACCGACTACACCACCATGGAGACCGGCCTCGGCATCGCCTCCCGCATCGTCAACGATCTGCGCGAGCTCGAGCCGTCGGCATGGGTGCTGTGGCAGCCGATCGAGGACACCGGGCCGCAGGTGGCCGGCAACGGGAACTGGGGCAGCATCCACATCCCCTTCACCTGTACGGCCGAGGACACGCTCGAGACCTGCCCGATCCAGACCAACACGAAGTACGACACCATCCGCAACTTCACCCACCACATCCGCCCCGGCGACCGGATGGTCAAGGTCAACGACACATCCAGCGTGGCGGCGATCAGGCAGTCGGGTGACGCGGCGAGCGTCGTACACGTGAACAACGACACGTCTTCTCGTGCGGTGACCCTGGACCTGTCCCTGTTCGGCAGCGTCAGCGACCAGGCCACCGTCACCCCGATCGTGTCCAGCGCCGACGGCGGGCTGGTCGAGGCAGAGCCGGTGGCGGTCTCCGACAACTCGGCGACGCTCGTCGTTCCGGCCAAATCGGTCACCACCTTCGTCGTGGACGGAGTGTCGGGCGTGGCCGACGACGCGGCGCTGATTCAGCCGGAGCACGTGTATCGGCTTCAGGGCGTGCAGAGCGGGCGCTCTCTCGCACCGGACGCGAGCGGAACCGGCGTGGTGATCCGCACCGACGACGCCGGCAGCGCGGAGCAGCTGTGGTCGGTGGAGAAGGTGACGGACGGCTTCAGCAACCGGGAGCGCTATGCGGTGAGCAACGTAGAGACCGGCCAGCGACTGGCTCTTCGTGACGGATCGCTTGTCCTCGAGAACGACGACGACGCTCCCGACGCGGGCGCGCAGTGGCAGATGTCGACGACAGGCGACGGCACCTACACCTTCGTCAACGTGGCCACCGGACGGGTGATCGACGTGTCCGGAAACGCCACCGCGGACGGCTCGCCGGTGACGACGTGGACGCCTACCTCGGGTGCCAACCAGCGCTGGGCGGTCATGGACGAAACCCTGCTCGGTACCGAGACCGTCGAAAGCTTCACCGTGCCCGGGGTCGCACCGGACCTGCCGGAGACCGTTGCCGGCGTCTACCGGGATGGAGTTCGCGGTGACCTGCCGGTGACCTGGGACGATGTCCGGCCCAACCGCTGGAACCGGCCGGGAACCGTGCAGGTGAGTGGAGAAGCCACCGACGCGCTGGGACAGGCGTATGCCGCCGAGGCCGTGGTGACGGTGGACGTCATCTCGTCGACGGCACCGGGCCGGGCCAAGACCTACACCGGTGCGGCTCCGGACCAGTTGCCGGACACCGTCGTCGGCGTGGGTGACAATGGCGCTGAGATCGACCTGCCGGTGACCTGGTCGTCGGCGCCCGAGGGTGCGTTCGACGACGTCGGCGTGGTGATTCTGGACGGGACGGCGGAGGTAGTCGACGGCAGCATCGTGGACGCGACCGTCCGGGTACAGGTCACCGAGCCGGTGCAGGCGAATGCCGCACTCGACGACGGTGTGGTGGCCAGCGCGACGTTCACCGAGAGTGGCTACTCCGCCGATCGGTTGCGCAGCGGCAACACCACGGAAAAGGCGTGGTCGAACTGGAAGTCGGGCGACACGAAGAACCCCACTGACACGATCACTTTCGAGTTGCCCACGACGCGCGACGTCACGCGCGTCGTGACGCACTTCTACCGTGATGGCAACAACCCGAGCGTCGCCGAGAGCTTGCGCGTGGAGGTCCGTGACGACTCCGGTGAATGGGCTGACGCTAGCGGAGAGGTCGAGATCGACTGGGACCCGTCGGCCGACGCTCCGGTCGTCGACGTCGACGTGGATGCGAGCACAGACGCCGTCCGCGTGGTGATGACGGCCCGGCCGAGCGGGTACATGACGCTCAGCGAGATCGAGGTCTTCGCGGCCGCACCCGGTGTGTCGGCGGACGCGGCGGCTGGTTCGATCGAGGTCGACGGTGCGGTGATCGATGGGTTCGACCCGGAGACCACCGATTACCGGGTGGTTGCCCGGCCGCCGCACCGCAGTACCGTGTCGGCCACGACCCGCGACCCCTACGCGACGGTCAATGTCGAGGAGGTCGACGCTGATGAACGTGGGGCGCGGGACTTCGAGATCACCGTCGAGAGCGAGGACGGTTCAGAGGTGAGGGAGTACACGCTGCGCCTGGCGCGCCGCTAA
- a CDS encoding carbohydrate ABC transporter permease, which yields MTVLPDAASTGAPPRAPAAPLPARRPKGLIRKAATYVLLTAAALLVLVPFIWMISSSLKRNNEVFTVPIQWIPTEFRWSNFVDIWDRIPMMLYLRNSAFLAITITFLQVLTGSFAAYGFSKVHFPGRDALFLAYIGTIAVPWQAYMVPQYIMMQEAGLTNTFWSIILLQAFGAFGVFLMRQYYMSIPDELVEAARIDGLSEYGIYRRIMLPLSKPALASLALLTFVNTWNDYMGPFIYLTSNELWTVQLGLRSFIGQYDAEYAMIMTGAVISVLPIVLIFLLGQRYFIRGIATTGLKG from the coding sequence ATGACCGTTCTGCCTGATGCGGCGTCGACCGGTGCACCCCCACGTGCACCGGCAGCGCCCTTGCCGGCCCGCCGCCCGAAGGGTCTGATCCGCAAGGCCGCGACTTACGTGCTCTTGACCGCCGCGGCGTTGCTGGTGCTGGTGCCGTTCATATGGATGATCTCGTCGTCGCTGAAACGCAACAACGAGGTCTTCACCGTTCCGATTCAATGGATCCCCACCGAGTTCCGGTGGTCGAACTTCGTCGACATCTGGGACCGGATCCCGATGATGTTGTACCTGCGCAACTCCGCGTTCCTGGCGATCACCATCACGTTCCTCCAGGTGCTCACCGGAAGCTTCGCTGCCTACGGTTTCTCGAAGGTGCATTTTCCGGGTCGGGACGCACTGTTCCTGGCCTACATCGGCACCATCGCGGTGCCCTGGCAGGCCTACATGGTGCCGCAGTACATCATGATGCAGGAGGCGGGGCTGACCAACACGTTCTGGTCGATCATTCTCCTGCAGGCCTTCGGCGCGTTCGGCGTGTTCTTGATGCGTCAGTACTACATGTCTATCCCGGACGAACTCGTCGAGGCGGCTCGCATCGACGGGCTGAGCGAGTACGGCATCTACCGGCGGATCATGTTGCCGCTGTCGAAGCCGGCGTTGGCCAGCTTGGCCCTGTTGACCTTCGTCAACACCTGGAACGACTACATGGGGCCGTTCATCTACCTGACGAGCAACGAACTATGGACCGTACAGCTGGGCTTGCGTTCGTTCATCGGGCAGTACGACGCGGAGTACGCGATGATCATGACCGGCGCCGTCATCTCGGTTCTGCCGATCGTGCTCATCTTCCTGCTCGGCCAGCGGTACTTCATCCGCGGTATCGCGACGACGGGGCTGAAGGGGTGA
- a CDS encoding carbohydrate ABC transporter permease encodes MSEVKTPPDSARPDPAPASSGAAGRPARRRPPRSPERRRQIRRNTLVGWSFILPNFVGFAVFTLVPVTAAFALAFMEWNSFSSPQWVGLANFQRMIGDENFRVALFNTLFYAGGHIPLTLVAALALAIVLNRKIRGVKFFRTAAFFPYITSLVAVAVVWNMLFNPTLGPVNQFLEFLGVTNPPGWTASTDWAMPAVIITSVWRDMGYYMVLYLAGLQTIPEEYYEAARVDGANAWQRFWHVTLPGLRPVTFFVVVMLTIQSFKILDLIVVMTDGGPGRSTLVLAQLIYREGIREGRFGYSSAIALVLFFIVLTVTVVQFRINERGKNR; translated from the coding sequence ATGTCTGAAGTGAAGACGCCGCCGGATTCGGCTCGGCCGGACCCGGCGCCGGCGTCCTCAGGTGCGGCGGGCCGGCCAGCGCGACGCCGCCCGCCGCGCAGCCCGGAGCGACGTCGGCAAATACGGCGCAACACGCTCGTGGGCTGGAGTTTCATCCTGCCTAATTTTGTCGGGTTCGCGGTTTTCACCCTCGTTCCGGTCACAGCGGCCTTCGCGCTGGCCTTCATGGAGTGGAACTCGTTCAGCTCACCGCAATGGGTGGGGCTGGCCAACTTCCAGCGGATGATCGGTGACGAGAACTTCCGGGTGGCCCTGTTCAACACCCTGTTCTATGCCGGCGGCCATATTCCGTTGACGCTGGTCGCCGCCTTGGCCCTGGCGATTGTGCTGAACCGGAAGATCCGCGGCGTGAAGTTCTTCCGGACCGCCGCGTTCTTCCCATACATCACGTCGCTGGTCGCCGTCGCCGTGGTGTGGAACATGCTGTTCAACCCCACCCTCGGTCCGGTCAACCAGTTCCTGGAGTTTCTCGGCGTCACCAATCCTCCAGGATGGACGGCCAGTACCGACTGGGCCATGCCTGCGGTGATCATCACCAGCGTGTGGCGGGACATGGGGTACTACATGGTGCTCTATCTGGCCGGCCTGCAGACCATCCCGGAGGAGTACTACGAGGCCGCCCGGGTGGACGGGGCGAATGCCTGGCAGCGCTTCTGGCACGTCACCCTGCCAGGACTGCGGCCAGTGACGTTCTTCGTCGTCGTGATGCTCACTATCCAGAGTTTCAAGATCCTCGACTTGATCGTCGTGATGACCGACGGCGGACCGGGCCGAAGCACCTTGGTCTTGGCTCAGCTCATCTACCGGGAGGGCATCAGGGAAGGTCGGTTCGGATACTCGTCGGCGATCGCGCTGGTGTTGTTCTTCATCGTGCTGACCGTGACGGTGGTTCAGTTCCGGATCAACGAACGGGGGAAGAACCGATGA
- a CDS encoding ABC transporter substrate-binding protein: MQGRLGQGLVSAAALALVLAACGGDNGDSASSDGGDVTLSVSVWNIEGTPEFRALFDAFEEAHPNITIKPVDILADDYDDKITAMLAGGDDTDVLTMKNVIGYSRYANRGQLMDITDMADSIDTSNLAGLDAYDIDGQYYALPYRQDFWLLYYNKGLFDEAGLDYPDHLTWDEYADLAAELTQGEGGDKVYGTYHHTWRSVIQAISAAQTGGDQLSGDYSFFADQYDMAVGLQESGATLDFGTATSQQTGYQSMFETEATAMLPMGTWYIAALLAAAESGDTDVDWGLAPMPQVPGSDDVVSFGSPTAFAVNENAKNADAAKTFVEFAASAEGAKAIAAIGVVPALQSSEITDAYFALDGMPEDELSKTAFEPDSVVLEMPVSETASDIDTILNEEHQLIMVGDKSVEDGLKTMGERVENEVR; this comes from the coding sequence ATGCAAGGACGGTTAGGTCAAGGCCTTGTCTCCGCAGCGGCGCTGGCGCTCGTGTTGGCGGCATGCGGCGGCGACAACGGCGACAGCGCGTCGAGCGACGGCGGTGACGTCACGTTGTCGGTCTCGGTGTGGAACATCGAGGGCACGCCGGAGTTCCGCGCACTGTTCGACGCCTTCGAAGAGGCGCACCCGAACATCACGATCAAGCCGGTGGACATCCTGGCGGACGACTATGACGACAAGATCACCGCCATGCTGGCCGGTGGCGACGATACCGACGTATTGACCATGAAGAACGTCATCGGCTATTCCCGTTACGCCAATCGCGGGCAGCTGATGGACATCACCGACATGGCTGATTCGATCGACACCTCGAACCTCGCCGGCTTGGATGCCTACGACATCGACGGGCAGTACTACGCGCTGCCGTATCGCCAGGACTTCTGGTTGCTCTATTACAACAAGGGGCTCTTCGACGAGGCCGGGCTCGACTATCCCGACCACCTGACGTGGGACGAGTACGCGGATCTAGCCGCGGAGCTCACCCAGGGTGAGGGCGGTGACAAGGTCTACGGCACCTACCACCACACCTGGAGGTCGGTGATCCAGGCGATCTCCGCCGCCCAAACGGGCGGCGACCAGCTGAGCGGTGACTATTCCTTCTTCGCCGATCAGTACGACATGGCCGTGGGGCTGCAGGAATCCGGTGCCACGCTCGACTTCGGCACCGCGACATCGCAGCAGACCGGCTATCAGTCGATGTTCGAGACCGAGGCGACCGCGATGCTGCCGATGGGGACCTGGTACATCGCCGCGCTCTTGGCGGCCGCGGAGAGCGGCGACACGGACGTCGACTGGGGCCTGGCTCCGATGCCGCAGGTCCCCGGGTCCGACGACGTCGTCTCGTTCGGTTCGCCCACCGCGTTCGCGGTCAACGAGAACGCGAAGAACGCCGATGCGGCCAAGACGTTCGTGGAGTTCGCGGCCAGTGCGGAAGGCGCCAAAGCCATCGCCGCCATCGGGGTGGTGCCCGCACTGCAGAGCTCCGAGATCACCGATGCCTACTTCGCGCTCGACGGCATGCCGGAGGACGAGCTGTCCAAGACGGCGTTCGAGCCGGACTCCGTTGTGCTCGAGATGCCGGTCAGCGAGACCGCCTCGGATATCGACACCATCCTCAACGAGGAGCATCAGCTCATCATGGTCGGCGACAAGTCGGTCGAGGACGGCCTCAAGACGATGGGTGAGCGTGTGGAGAACGAAGTCCGCTGA